A stretch of the Archangium violaceum genome encodes the following:
- a CDS encoding dienelactone hydrolase family protein, whose product MAGQAKLTSANGAELPGNPRAAEGGTSRGAVVSIHEWWGLTDHIRGVADRLAREGFTTFAPDLYRGKVTVPITGSVRPSCTPG is encoded by the coding sequence ATGGCGGGACAGGCGAAGCTGACCTCGGCGAACGGAGCGGAGCTCCCGGGCAACCCGAGGGCGGCCGAGGGCGGTACCAGCCGCGGCGCGGTGGTCAGCATCCACGAGTGGTGGGGCCTCACGGACCACATTCGCGGCGTGGCGGACCGGCTGGCCCGCGAGGGCTTCACCACGTTCGCTCCGGACCTCTACCGGGGCAAGGTGACTGTGCCGATTACGGGCAGCGTCCGTCCTTCGTGTACGCCGGGCTGA
- a CDS encoding putative metal-binding motif-containing protein: MRRAWIIGCVLLLAACSNKVTDSAVALTITYRGYTPLCLRVTAEDAAAPERKSDEFIQRAKLASDEDRTLIVAVYREKKWSEQLQVEVASYATPDCSGAAIETRRLGSAVTLPAKGSVPATLELLAQDEDKDGHAATTGSDSAIRGTDCNDGDASVNPDARAVCDGKGSLNTDVNCDGKADCNGSACTGDEMCGSGHCVAGICCDTACDNPGTCQGAGSCGTGTCVYSITPNVSCNDENACTTGDKCSAEGVCQGTPKVCNAPPNSCYTTAGTCNAEKGGACEYAPLPATATCDDRNLCTDNDRCDGNGTCGGTPKMCNTPPNSCYVNTGTCNASTGACSYTPQPATVTCDDGKICTDNDKCDGNGTCAGTPKPCNTPPNQCYASPGACNTTSGVCEYGPLPNDSPCSDGRACTSDKCNGSGSCISTDYCPPPNECKTGGSCAADGSCQFTVDTTKVGKVCHEAGNTGTCLQDGTCQWFRYAVTNNFNPADIATHNTLEDLNIACSATFDSTARTWTTSGCSFVTPTPTTTSADYVVIPVRNLNVNAPLRVVGSRPVILAVYGDATLNNEIRANSVLSETQVGAGSGVRCDGRTGAQGFVTGDDGSGSGGGGFATKGGDGGTNEDGVTGGWGGGVAASGFSPLLGGCQGGDGVGPNPTTPGVGGAGGGSLQLSVAGRLTLRNVVTVSGAGGKGGTAANSKTASGGGGGSGGMLVLEADQVVVEAPAILTANGGGGGEGASIFGSTSYNGRNGSDGSTSGNTRALGGAGGGDYGGDGGQGAAGALSPTNGGNGRGDYGAGGGGGGAAGRILLRGVTSCSVDAVSLISPAYTKDGRCP, encoded by the coding sequence ATGCGTCGCGCGTGGATCATCGGTTGTGTCCTGCTCCTCGCCGCCTGTTCGAACAAGGTGACGGACAGCGCGGTGGCCCTCACCATTACGTATCGGGGCTATACCCCGCTCTGCCTCCGGGTGACCGCCGAGGATGCAGCGGCCCCCGAGCGCAAGAGTGACGAGTTCATCCAGCGCGCCAAGCTGGCCTCGGACGAGGATCGGACGCTGATCGTCGCCGTGTACCGCGAGAAGAAGTGGAGCGAGCAGCTCCAGGTGGAGGTGGCCTCCTACGCCACGCCGGACTGCAGCGGCGCCGCCATCGAGACACGCCGCCTGGGCTCGGCGGTGACACTGCCCGCCAAGGGGAGCGTGCCGGCGACGCTCGAGCTGTTGGCCCAGGACGAGGACAAGGACGGCCATGCCGCCACCACCGGGAGCGACAGCGCCATTCGTGGCACGGACTGCAACGATGGCGATGCCAGCGTGAATCCCGATGCCCGGGCCGTGTGTGATGGAAAGGGCAGCCTCAACACCGACGTCAATTGCGACGGGAAGGCGGATTGCAACGGCTCGGCCTGCACGGGCGATGAGATGTGCGGCTCGGGCCACTGCGTGGCGGGCATCTGCTGCGACACCGCCTGCGACAATCCGGGGACGTGCCAGGGCGCGGGGTCGTGCGGCACGGGAACGTGTGTCTATTCGATCACCCCCAACGTGAGCTGTAACGACGAGAACGCGTGCACCACCGGGGACAAGTGCTCCGCGGAGGGCGTGTGCCAGGGCACGCCGAAGGTGTGTAACGCGCCGCCGAACTCCTGTTACACGACCGCGGGCACCTGTAATGCCGAGAAGGGTGGCGCGTGCGAATACGCCCCCCTGCCCGCGACGGCGACCTGCGACGACCGCAATCTCTGCACCGACAACGACAGGTGCGATGGAAATGGGACGTGCGGGGGCACGCCGAAGATGTGCAACACGCCGCCGAACTCCTGCTACGTGAACACGGGCACCTGCAATGCCTCGACGGGCGCGTGCAGCTACACCCCGCAGCCCGCGACGGTGACCTGCGACGACGGCAAGATCTGCACCGACAACGACAAGTGCGATGGAAACGGGACGTGCGCGGGTACGCCGAAGCCGTGCAACACGCCGCCGAACCAGTGCTATGCGAGCCCGGGAGCCTGCAACACCACGTCGGGCGTGTGCGAGTACGGCCCCCTGCCCAATGATTCGCCCTGCAGCGACGGCCGGGCCTGCACCTCGGACAAGTGCAATGGCTCGGGGTCCTGCATCAGCACGGACTACTGCCCGCCGCCGAACGAGTGCAAGACGGGCGGCTCCTGTGCCGCCGATGGTTCGTGTCAGTTCACGGTGGACACCACGAAGGTGGGCAAGGTGTGTCACGAGGCCGGAAACACGGGGACGTGTCTGCAGGATGGGACGTGCCAGTGGTTCAGGTACGCCGTCACGAACAACTTCAACCCGGCGGACATCGCGACCCACAACACCCTCGAGGACCTGAACATCGCGTGCAGTGCCACCTTCGATTCCACGGCGCGGACGTGGACGACGTCGGGATGCAGCTTCGTCACACCCACGCCCACGACGACCTCCGCCGACTATGTGGTGATTCCGGTCCGCAACCTGAACGTGAACGCGCCTCTGCGGGTGGTGGGATCGCGCCCGGTCATCCTGGCGGTGTATGGCGACGCCACGTTGAACAACGAGATTCGCGCCAACTCGGTCCTCTCGGAGACGCAGGTGGGCGCGGGGAGTGGGGTGCGGTGCGATGGACGGACGGGGGCGCAGGGCTTCGTCACGGGTGATGATGGGAGCGGGAGTGGGGGTGGCGGCTTCGCGACGAAGGGTGGCGACGGTGGCACCAATGAGGATGGGGTGACCGGTGGTTGGGGCGGTGGCGTCGCCGCGAGCGGATTCTCTCCATTGCTCGGTGGCTGCCAGGGCGGCGATGGCGTCGGTCCCAACCCAACGACCCCTGGCGTGGGAGGCGCGGGCGGTGGGTCGTTGCAGCTCTCGGTGGCGGGCAGGCTGACCCTGCGGAATGTGGTGACCGTCAGTGGAGCGGGGGGCAAGGGCGGCACTGCCGCCAACTCCAAGACGGCGAGTGGTGGAGGTGGCGGGAGCGGGGGAATGCTGGTGCTCGAAGCCGACCAGGTCGTCGTCGAAGCTCCCGCCATTCTCACCGCGAACGGGGGAGGGGGAGGCGAGGGCGCGAGTATTTTCGGATCGACGTCCTACAACGGGCGCAACGGGTCCGACGGGAGCACGTCTGGCAACACGCGAGCCCTGGGTGGCGCTGGTGGCGGGGATTACGGAGGCGATGGTGGGCAGGGGGCCGCGGGGGCTCTCAGTCCAACCAATGGTGGCAATGGTCGGGGGGATTATGGCGCTGGCGGTGGTGGCGGTGGTGCCGCCGGCCGCATCCTGCTGCGAGGCGTGACGAGCTGCTCCGTCGACGCGGTGAGCCTCATCAGCCCGGCGTACACGAAGGACGGACGCTGCCCGTAA
- a CDS encoding helix-turn-helix transcriptional regulator, producing the protein MDVLPALVDSLREMLHAERVLAYGVDIGPERYQVSFLHISGFPMTLEERLEGLKGLVSARRDPWGYFNPACPEPSQRNRVLQFQVPGRDTPVELLLQEERLAPWKKLGIATEELARMHDQVRAVMGDFLRVIGMEQMVFLRVLVCDGPALLGWVGAMRSAPFEAREVSLMRELIPSIQRRMKVESRLREAGMLSAALEGALEAIGQPAFVVSATGRVAHANHAGRAWLGQNAELVAEALRKYLRGEPGEQLSFMPLRLAGVPPHYLAVIQGEPAQSFARMHSVSASWGLTARETEVLGRLVRGESNKAIALHLGCAERTVEVHVTRILAKAQVESRSALIARCFLAS; encoded by the coding sequence GTGGACGTCCTGCCAGCACTGGTGGACTCGCTCCGGGAGATGCTGCACGCGGAGCGAGTACTCGCCTATGGCGTGGACATCGGGCCCGAGCGCTACCAGGTGAGCTTCCTCCATATCTCTGGCTTTCCCATGACTCTGGAGGAGCGCCTCGAGGGTCTGAAGGGGCTCGTCAGCGCACGGCGCGACCCGTGGGGGTACTTCAATCCTGCCTGTCCCGAGCCCTCCCAACGCAACCGGGTGCTGCAATTCCAGGTCCCCGGGAGGGACACCCCCGTCGAGCTCCTCCTCCAGGAGGAGCGGCTCGCGCCCTGGAAGAAGCTCGGCATCGCCACGGAAGAGCTGGCGCGGATGCACGACCAGGTCCGCGCCGTCATGGGTGACTTCCTCCGGGTGATCGGGATGGAGCAGATGGTCTTCCTGCGCGTGCTCGTCTGCGACGGCCCGGCCCTGCTGGGGTGGGTGGGGGCGATGCGCTCGGCGCCCTTCGAGGCGCGGGAGGTGAGCCTGATGAGGGAGCTCATCCCGTCGATCCAGCGCAGGATGAAGGTGGAGTCGCGCCTGCGCGAGGCGGGGATGCTCAGCGCGGCGCTCGAGGGGGCGCTGGAGGCGATTGGCCAGCCGGCGTTCGTGGTGTCGGCCACCGGCCGAGTGGCGCATGCCAACCACGCGGGGAGGGCGTGGCTCGGGCAGAACGCGGAGCTCGTGGCCGAGGCCCTGAGGAAATACCTGCGCGGCGAGCCCGGGGAGCAGCTGTCCTTCATGCCGTTGCGCCTCGCGGGCGTCCCCCCGCACTACCTGGCCGTCATCCAGGGCGAGCCCGCGCAGTCCTTCGCGCGCATGCACTCGGTGAGCGCGAGCTGGGGGCTCACGGCGCGTGAGACGGAGGTGCTCGGACGGCTGGTGCGCGGTGAGTCCAACAAGGCCATCGCCCTGCACCTGGGTTGCGCGGAGCGCACCGTGGAGGTCCACGTCACCCGCATCCTGGCCAAGGCCCAGGTGGAGAGCCGCTCGGCGCTCATCGCCCGGTGCTTCCTGGCCTCCTGA
- a CDS encoding sensor histidine kinase, with the protein MTTESRRVSLPEGPSAEDFRAFFETVELPSALCDTGLRLQLGNTAFARFCFDHGLTVEQMMESLSGARVPDDGASCVVEVPLPQGGVVVMELARRGACVSVVGRRESELMRGQLVVVEQALLEQARTEGVLLDLGRSVAEAGSEEELVAAVARGVKELFPGRTFCIRIIDARTGVLTSLYAEGRLKEGSREPLVLKRSAVGKLHLSADAIPEGRVVVAAQVPLLFESSTGGVSAPLVASGQLYGVINLEYPATLREDVDLAQDERVLVQLANQVAVAVKNAKLIDELTFVRKYLEELLEKANALILVANRDKKVVVFNQAISRLTGFAKEEVLGQDVFTLVPEDEHLRLASVLAAALRGEPVPNFELRLLTRTGEARVSFATSSALTSQGEVEGVMAIGQDVTVVEQLEQRVIHAEKLASMGQLAASVAHEINNPMTAVVMSAESLLQRAMMMGSAGAADAEKLRKILESGQRILRFTRDLTSYARPAKDKPERVQLNALLDRALGYCEHVVTQARVKVERDYGELPPLSAVPANLEQVFVNLITNACHAMQPGGQICLRTRREGREAVVWVKDTGSGIDPANLSRIFEPFFTTKMEGRGTGLGLSIVQRIVEKHGGQLRVESALGQGTTFTVRLPLAD; encoded by the coding sequence ATGACGACTGAGTCGCGTCGCGTGTCCTTGCCCGAGGGGCCCTCGGCCGAGGACTTCCGAGCCTTCTTCGAAACGGTGGAGCTGCCCTCGGCGCTTTGCGACACGGGGCTGCGGCTGCAGCTGGGCAACACCGCCTTCGCGCGTTTCTGCTTCGACCATGGGCTGACGGTGGAGCAGATGATGGAGTCGCTGTCGGGGGCGCGGGTTCCCGACGACGGGGCCTCGTGCGTGGTGGAGGTGCCGCTGCCGCAGGGGGGCGTGGTGGTGATGGAGCTGGCGCGGCGGGGGGCGTGTGTCTCGGTGGTGGGTCGGCGCGAGTCGGAGCTGATGCGCGGCCAGCTGGTGGTGGTGGAGCAGGCGCTGCTGGAGCAGGCGCGCACCGAGGGTGTGCTGTTGGACCTGGGCCGCAGCGTCGCCGAGGCGGGCAGCGAGGAGGAGCTGGTGGCGGCGGTGGCCCGCGGGGTGAAGGAGCTGTTCCCCGGGCGGACCTTCTGCATCCGCATCATCGACGCGCGCACCGGCGTGCTGACGAGCCTCTATGCCGAGGGCCGGCTGAAGGAGGGCTCACGCGAGCCGCTGGTGCTCAAGCGCAGCGCGGTGGGCAAGCTGCACCTTTCGGCGGACGCCATCCCGGAGGGCAGGGTGGTGGTGGCCGCGCAGGTGCCGCTGCTCTTCGAGAGCAGCACGGGTGGGGTGAGCGCGCCGCTGGTGGCCAGCGGGCAGCTCTACGGCGTCATCAACCTGGAGTACCCCGCCACGCTGCGCGAGGACGTGGACCTGGCGCAGGACGAGCGGGTGCTGGTGCAGCTGGCCAACCAGGTGGCGGTGGCGGTGAAGAACGCCAAGCTCATCGACGAGCTGACGTTCGTGCGCAAGTACCTGGAGGAGCTGCTGGAGAAGGCCAACGCGCTCATCCTGGTGGCCAACCGGGACAAGAAGGTGGTCGTCTTCAACCAGGCCATCAGCCGCCTCACGGGCTTCGCCAAGGAAGAGGTGCTGGGGCAGGACGTCTTCACGCTGGTGCCCGAGGACGAGCACCTGCGGCTGGCCTCGGTGCTGGCGGCGGCCCTGCGGGGCGAGCCGGTGCCCAACTTCGAGCTGCGGCTGCTCACGCGCACGGGCGAGGCGCGCGTCTCGTTCGCCACCTCCTCGGCGCTCACCTCCCAGGGGGAGGTGGAGGGTGTCATGGCCATCGGGCAGGACGTCACGGTGGTGGAGCAGCTGGAGCAGCGGGTCATCCACGCGGAGAAGCTGGCCTCCATGGGGCAGCTCGCGGCGAGCGTGGCGCATGAAATCAACAACCCGATGACGGCCGTGGTGATGAGCGCGGAGTCGCTGCTGCAACGCGCCATGATGATGGGGAGCGCGGGGGCGGCGGACGCGGAGAAGCTGCGGAAGATACTGGAGAGTGGCCAGCGGATCCTCCGCTTCACGAGGGATCTGACGTCGTACGCGCGGCCGGCGAAGGACAAGCCGGAGCGGGTGCAGCTCAACGCGCTTCTGGACAGGGCCCTGGGCTACTGCGAGCACGTGGTGACGCAGGCCAGGGTGAAGGTGGAGCGCGACTACGGGGAGCTACCGCCGCTGTCGGCGGTGCCGGCCAACCTGGAGCAGGTGTTCGTCAACCTCATCACCAACGCATGCCATGCGATGCAGCCGGGGGGGCAGATATGCCTGCGGACGCGGCGCGAGGGGCGCGAGGCGGTGGTGTGGGTCAAGGACACCGGTAGTGGCATCGACCCGGCGAACCTCTCACGCATCTTCGAGCCCTTCTTCACCACGAAGATGGAGGGGAGGGGAACGGGGCTGGGGCTCTCCATCGTGCAGCGCATCGTGGAGAAGCACGGGGGCCAGCTGCGCGTGGAGAGCGCGCTGGGCCAGGGCACGACCTTCACCGTGCGTCTACCGCTCGCGGACTGA
- a CDS encoding PAS domain S-box protein, whose amino-acid sequence MSLHEPLLGVLLVPAASAEREPLARASAQAGLRVVETPEQATIGLVDLTAPEGSSALSALLATPAGARLSLVALVEPTEAAFATLESLKPAEVMTAGGAPYELAWRLRRVAERHRERQELMRRQQDLSLLVELTADYAESLDVEALLHDVTRRLAERLGIGRAALVMLDRNGEGARVVAASDAPGLEDTRIDLERYPEVREAARTGRSVVVEDASNHPLLEGVQNEVAARGIHTLAALPLHIRGEVRGVLLLRASGGDRRTFAPHELDFLNTVAHATAVALRNASLLQSVRGQTEREMSARIAAEAKAASLETYHLFFANVREGVAILDDRACVLSLNPAGESILETPSESAYGRHLVEVTHPLDETVLMELVTAARRGESRSDVDMMVRAPGGRRLTLSFSAAPLEDGRRAIILSFRDVTQARQLADELHHTKDFLERLIDSSVDAIVSADMRGHVILFNKGAEALFGYTAQQALGGMHVNQLYPPGVARGIMRQLRSPDFGGRGRLSVCRQDVVNRLGQLVPVNMTASIIYEGGREVASVGIFTDLRDRMELERKLSDVENRLEESEKNAVIVALAGTAAHELNQPLTSVMGYAELLKRRLKEEDSSYKPVDIIYREAERMAEIVRKIGRITRYETKAYMGSQQILDLDKASSHDD is encoded by the coding sequence GTGTCCCTCCACGAGCCTCTCCTTGGCGTCCTCCTGGTACCCGCGGCCTCGGCCGAGCGCGAGCCGCTCGCTCGTGCCTCGGCCCAGGCGGGATTGCGCGTGGTGGAGACGCCGGAGCAGGCCACCATCGGACTGGTGGACCTCACGGCGCCGGAGGGGTCCTCCGCGCTCTCGGCGCTGCTCGCCACGCCCGCGGGGGCCCGGCTCTCCCTGGTGGCCCTGGTGGAGCCGACGGAAGCCGCCTTCGCCACGCTGGAGTCCCTGAAGCCCGCGGAGGTGATGACCGCTGGGGGCGCGCCGTACGAGCTCGCCTGGAGGCTGCGCCGCGTCGCCGAGCGGCACCGCGAGCGCCAGGAGCTCATGCGGCGGCAGCAGGACCTGTCGCTGCTGGTGGAGCTCACCGCGGACTACGCCGAGAGCCTCGACGTGGAGGCGCTCCTGCACGACGTCACCCGCAGGCTCGCCGAGCGGCTCGGCATTGGCCGGGCCGCGCTGGTGATGTTGGACCGCAACGGGGAGGGAGCCCGGGTGGTGGCGGCCAGCGACGCTCCCGGCCTGGAGGACACGCGCATCGACCTGGAGCGCTACCCGGAGGTCCGCGAGGCGGCGCGCACGGGCAGGTCCGTCGTCGTGGAGGACGCCTCCAACCACCCGCTGCTGGAGGGCGTGCAGAACGAGGTGGCCGCGCGGGGCATCCACACGCTCGCGGCGCTGCCCCTGCACATCCGGGGCGAGGTGCGCGGGGTGCTGCTGCTGCGCGCCTCGGGAGGAGACCGGCGCACCTTCGCCCCGCACGAGCTCGACTTCCTCAACACGGTGGCGCACGCCACGGCGGTGGCGCTGCGCAACGCCTCGTTGCTGCAGTCGGTGCGTGGGCAGACCGAGCGCGAGATGTCGGCGCGCATCGCCGCCGAGGCCAAGGCCGCCTCGCTGGAGACGTACCACCTCTTCTTCGCCAACGTGCGCGAGGGCGTGGCCATCCTCGATGACCGGGCGTGCGTGCTCAGCCTCAACCCCGCGGGCGAGTCCATCCTGGAGACGCCCTCCGAGTCCGCGTATGGCCGCCACCTGGTGGAGGTGACGCACCCGCTGGACGAGACGGTGCTGATGGAGTTGGTGACGGCGGCCCGGCGCGGCGAGTCCCGCTCGGACGTGGACATGATGGTGCGCGCCCCCGGGGGCCGGCGTCTCACGTTGAGCTTCTCCGCGGCCCCGCTGGAGGATGGCCGCCGTGCCATCATCCTCTCCTTCCGGGACGTGACGCAGGCGCGCCAGTTGGCCGACGAGCTGCACCACACCAAGGACTTCCTGGAGCGGCTCATCGACTCCTCGGTGGACGCCATCGTCTCCGCGGACATGAGGGGCCACGTCATCCTCTTCAACAAGGGAGCCGAGGCCCTCTTCGGCTACACCGCGCAGCAGGCGCTGGGCGGCATGCACGTGAACCAGCTCTACCCGCCCGGGGTGGCTCGCGGCATCATGCGTCAGCTGCGCAGTCCGGACTTCGGCGGGCGCGGCCGGCTGTCGGTGTGCCGCCAGGACGTCGTCAACCGGCTGGGACAGCTGGTGCCGGTGAACATGACGGCCTCCATCATCTACGAGGGAGGCCGCGAGGTGGCCAGTGTGGGCATCTTCACGGACCTGCGCGACCGCATGGAGCTGGAGCGCAAGCTGTCGGACGTGGAGAACCGCCTGGAGGAGAGCGAGAAGAACGCCGTCATCGTCGCGCTGGCCGGCACCGCCGCCCACGAGCTCAACCAGCCCCTCACCTCGGTGATGGGCTACGCGGAGTTGCTCAAGCGCAGGCTCAAGGAGGAGGACTCGTCCTACAAGCCCGTGGACATCATCTACCGTGAGGCCGAGCGCATGGCGGAGATCGTCCGGAAGATTGGTCGTATCACCCGTTACGAGACGAAAGCCTACATGGGGTCCCAGCAGATCCTGGACCTCGACAAAGCCAGCTCCCATGACGACTGA